Proteins found in one Salvelinus alpinus chromosome 11, SLU_Salpinus.1, whole genome shotgun sequence genomic segment:
- the LOC139534215 gene encoding pleckstrin homology domain-containing family A member 5-like isoform X14 encodes MAADLNPDWLSCLPSSWSYGVTRDGRIFFINEEAKSTTWLHPVTGEAVITGHRKTPDLPTGWEEGYTFEGARCFIK; translated from the exons ATGGCGGCGGATCTAAACCCAGACTGGCTCTCCTGCCTGCCTTCTTCTTGGAGTTATGGGGTTACTCGGGACGGAAGGATATTCTTCATCAA TGAAGAAGCCAAGAGTACGACCTGGCTGCATCCCGTCACCGGAGAGGCCGTCATAACGGGGCACAGAAAAACCCCAG ATTTACCAACGGGATGGGAGGAGGGATATACGTTCGAAGGAGCCCGCTGCTTCATCAA